One window of Perca fluviatilis chromosome 12, GENO_Pfluv_1.0, whole genome shotgun sequence genomic DNA carries:
- the LOC120570452 gene encoding uncharacterized protein LOC120570452 isoform X1 — protein MKDLSLSLLSRGCARFVSTNRNTGRHDGRLDVCFTPQDYYIWKSQDSLLRLSNSGHLLVEAESAIPKTYSTRRGPLLLYSQDLVTMETGCLSETREKKQRRYTHQVEQLSTLKELSAAILSYSDTQFTSSRLNPLLCPPLHLPPAPDLHCPSPLPLRTTQEQPSPDFLVQLNPQWLPAERITEQLENQPEDNAEEQSSRKRVRLDLFLQIPCTSRSPTPQMEPRPWVHYAAKTPDEPEKPQTYVDMSLRHTENIQNTEINHHSIGGELQHPKKWVHDVADDQRCSIQDSGTTGDEDNYEKSISGKRPGRIGLLPPLTVGHSVSNGPCWEKTDRGPSRDEHHARRLPPIAESRSFTPGWAIPAQTGQDAQPKAERVGFQSQENLNILHQQPLVLPLLFPGKKEEISGNQRGGGEKTERQYYIKETVEQGGGGGGGGGAGGGGGLPSEKEKGSMILLEPGEEPPPPVGLLGCVAGRKGPGKQSSLAFLQNRLLDLQDPCDSSEANRGVVRGVLPLELRDLQNGKSVGSLILGPDGEIIQLSLYDNSQDPSHTDGDTQERALQVLSAEGEKLPWVIVLQPEHTHTEGEVELNIDGPVGDIQYHQSIHKLLDLPRDQQISETNACSPTRLTDPAAVTKKTKKKPKGAEAVAESWEKDAENNVRMPLLRERVGKEEPTGGNTEAEEEDEEEELGRIGPTSHFPGSHQPGQQNTGSNEATTEDAVNKWRKNPKRKVTEERAATTRKRETKTVKGAASDGQKTSMTRREGRRQREKTGSDAQSIRSQKQEERTNREAAETRDQSALPSVKKKMTDRERERRGVKMNEEREEQGEEARQKEESAGRRRRKGRLKHKELVVGKRDDPLEKEEVEISQELEEKSQLKSTKRPSATQRHNNNTKTNSEAEEDTDTEHFSTNADQHSSVQSVSSLWSAAAASQFSQRSSKRSAASSCEEAVPASAVGLASSRGCLSSCSTVMVTEEQLMLNPAKPESSTPQKSQEKEEEAAALRLAQRAERRRQEVERKRREREEEERKRQEKEQTEERMKTELEGERRKRAEELRLKKLVEEDERRKHEEEKQEQVKREQAQRERERRRQEERRRQMELLRRMREEEEQRRKAELECLRLEEERKQEEENKKLQEMDERERIDYLCRKEQEEENRRSKEEERKRREEEAALQAAEEAKLQAELLARQMVLLQQQLAFKRGLMLEAGGLEKTQGISRPWIYSYFTLLQLLGLNPTKAETTTP, from the exons ATGAAGGATTTGTCTCTGTCCCTGCTGAGTCGGGGGTGTGCTCGATTCGTCTCAACCAACAGAAACACAGGGAGACATGACGGACGGCTGGATGTCTGCTTTACACCGCAG GATTACTACATTTGGAAGTCCCAGGACTCTCTCCTGCGACTGTCCAACAGCGGCCATCTGCTTGTGGAGGCAGAGTCAGCCATTCCAAAAACTTACAGCACCCGTAGGGGGCCACTTCTACTATACTCCcag GACTTGGTTACTATGGAAACGGGTTGTCTCTCAGAGACCAGAGAGAAGAAGCAACGGCGGTACACTCATCAAGTGGAACAACTGAGCACCCTCAAGGAGTTATCGGCAGCCATTTTGAGCTACAGCGACACTCAG TTCACCTCCTCCAGACTCAATCCactcctctgtcctcctcttcACCTACCTCCTGCTCCAGACCTTCATTGTCCCAGCCCTCTGCCCCTTCGCACAACACAAGAGCAGCCCAGTCCGGATTTTCTTGTACAGCTGAACCCCCAGTGGCTTCCTGCAGAGAGAATCACTGAACAACTGGAGAATCAACCTGAAG ATAATGCGGAGGAGCAGAGCAGCAGGAAGAGAGTCAGGCTGGATCTGTTCCTTCAGATACCCTGCACCTCCAGGAGTCCAACTCCACAGATGGAGCCTCGTCCCTGGGTACACTATGCAGCAAAGACCCCTGACGAACCAGAGAAACCTCAG ACTTATGTAGACATGAGTCTGCGGCATACTGAAAATATACAGAATACTGAAATAAACCACCATAGTATAGGAGGAGAGCTCCAGCATCCAAAGAAATGGGTCCATGACGTGGCAGATGATCAACGCTGTTCCATTCAAGATAGTGGAACAACCGGTGATGAAGACAACTATGAAAAATCGATAAGTGGGAAAAGACCTGGGaggatag GCCTCCTTCCTCCCCTGACAGTGGGACATTCAGTCAGTAATGGACCTTGCTGGGAGAAGACAGACAGG GGCCCCAGCAGGGATGAACACCATGCACGGCGCCTCCCTCCAATAGCAGAGAGTCGTAGCTTCACCCCCGGCTGGGCAATCCCAGCTCAGACTGGGCAGGATGCCCAACCAAAGGCAGAAAGAGTTGGGTTTCAATCCCAAGAAAATCTGAATATACTCCATCAGCAGCCTCTGGTTCTTCCTCTGCTGTTTCCTGGAAAGAAGG aAGAAATAAGTGGAAaccaaagaggaggaggagaaaaaacagagagacaatactatataaaagagacagtagagcagggaggaggaggaggaggaggaggaggagctggaggaggaggagggctaccctctgagaaagagaaaggctCTATGATTCTGCTGGAGCCAGGAGAAG AGCCTCCTCCTCCAGTTGGACTGCTGGGTTGTGTTGCAGGACGGAAAGGCCCGGGCAAACAGAGCTCTTTGGCCTTCTTACAGAACCGACTGCTTGACCTCCAGGATCCCTGTGACTCCAGCGAAGCTAACCGAGGCGTGGTGAGGGGCGTTCTGCCTCTGGAGCTGAGAG ATTTGCAGAACGGCAAATCTGTTGGCAGCCTGATCTTGGGTCCTGATGGGGAGATCATTCAGCTGTCGCTGTACGACAACAGCCAGGATCCATCTCACACTGATGGTGACACACAGGAGAGAG CTCTCCAGGTTTTGTCGGCAGAAGGAGAGAAGTTGCCCTGGGTCATTGTGCTGCagcctgaacacacacatacag agggagaggtggAGCTGAACATAGATGGCCCTGTGGGTGACATCCAGTACCATCAGTCCATACACAAG CTCTTAGATCTTCCCAGAGATCAACAGATCTCAGAGACAAATGCATGCTCGCCCACGAGGCTCACAGACCCAG CAGCTGTGACCAAGAAAACCAAGAAAAAACCAAAGGGTGCAGAGGCAGTGGCAGAATCATGGGAAAAGGATGCTGAAAACAATGTTAGGATGCCTCTGCTGAGGGAGCGGGTAGGGAAGGAGGAGCCAACAGGAGGCAACACTGAGGCAGAGGAAGAGGACGAAGAGGAAGAGCTGGGCAGAATAGGACCGACTAGCCATTTTCCTGGATCACATCAGCCAGG CCAGCAGAACACCGGCTCAAATGAAGCAACAACAGAGGATGCTGTAAACAAATGGAGGAAGAATCCTAAGAGGAAGGTCACTGAGGAAAGGGCAGCAACCACAAG GAAACGAGAGACAAAAACAGTGAAAGGTGCAGCATCAGATGGACAGAAGACATCGATGacgaggagggagggaagacGGCAAAGGGAAAAGACAGGAAGTGATGCTCAATCAATCAGGAGCCAGAAACAAGAGGAGCGGACCAACAGAGAAGCAGCAGAGACTCGGGACCAGTCTGCTCTCCCTTCTGTG aaaaagaagatgacggacagggaaagagagagaagaggagtgaAGATGAAcgaggagagagaagagcaaGGAGAAGAGGCGAGGCAGAAGGAAGAGTCtgctgggaggaggaggaggaagggaaggCTGAAACACAAAGAGTTAGTCGTTG GAAAACGTGATGACCCcctggagaaagaggaggtggaAATCAGCCAGGAATTGGAAGAGAAGTCTCAGCTAAAATCCACCAAAAGGCCCTCTGCAACACAAAGACATaataacaacaccaaaacaaattcagaggcagaggaggacacagacacagagcacTTTTCCACCAATGCTGACCAACACAGCAGCGTCCAATCAGTGAGCTCACTGTGGTCCGCTGCCGCTGCATCCCAATTCAGCCAGAGGAGCTCGAAGAGGTCTGCTGCCTCTTCCTGTGAGGAGGCAGTGCCGGCCAGCGCCGTGGGTCTCGCTTCATCGCGTGGCTGCCTGTCGTCATGTTCGACTGTCATGGTAACGGAGGAACAGCTGATGCTGAACCCAGCAAAGCCAGAG tCCTCTACCCCCCAAAAAAGtcaggagaaagaggaggaggctgCAGCTCTGCGTCTGGCCCAGCGAGCAGAGAGGCGGAGGCAGGAGGTGGAGAGGAAGCGGAGGGAGcgggaggaagaagagaggaagcGGCAGGAGAAGGagcagacagaggagaggatgaAGACCGAGCTGGAGGGCGAGAGAAGGAAGAGAGCCGAGGAGCTCAG ACTGAAGAAGCTGGTGGAGGAGGATGAGAGGAGGAAGCACGAGGAAGAGAAGCAGGAGCAAGTGAAACGGGAGCAGGcgcaaagagaaagagagagaaggaggcaggaagagaggagacgACAGATGGAGTTACTCCGGAggatgagagaggaggaggaacagaGGAGGAAAG CTGAACTAGAGTGTCTGCGcctggaagaggagaggaagcaggaggaggagaacaaGAAGCTACAGGAGATGGATGAGAGGGAAAGGATAGATTACCTCTGTAggaaggagcaggaggaggagaacaGGAGGAGCAAAGAAGAGGAGCGTAAGCggagagaagaggaggctgcCTTGCAGGCCGCAGAGGAGGCCAAGCTGCAGGCGGAGCTGCTCGCCag ACAGATGGTGCTGTTGCAGCAGCAGTTGGCCTTTAAAAGGGGTCTCATGTTGGAGGCTGGAGGTCTAGAGAAAACTCAGGGGATCTCCAGACCGTGGATCTACTCTTATTTCACTTTGTTACAGCTACTGGGTCTAAATCCAACTAAAGCTGAGACTACTACCCCCTGA
- the LOC120570452 gene encoding uncharacterized protein LOC120570452 isoform X2, which yields MKDLSLSLLSRGCARFVSTNRNTGRHDGRLDVCFTPQDYYIWKSQDSLLRLSNSGHLLVEAESAIPKTYSTRRGPLLLYSQDLVTMETGCLSETREKKQRRYTHQVEQLSTLKELSAAILSYSDTQFTSSRLNPLLCPPLHLPPAPDLHCPSPLPLRTTQEQPSPDFLVQLNPQWLPAERITEQLENQPEDNAEEQSSRKRVRLDLFLQIPCTSRSPTPQMEPRPWVHYAAKTPDEPEKPQTYVDMSLRHTENIQNTEINHHSIGGELQHPKKWVHDVADDQRCSIQDSGTTGDEDNYEKSISGKRPGRIGLLPPLTVGHSVSNGPCWEKTDRGPSRDEHHARRLPPIAESRSFTPGWAIPAQTGQDAQPKAERVGFQSQENLNILHQQPLVLPLLFPGKKEEISGNQRGGGEKTERQYYIKETVEQGGGGGGGGGAGGGGGLPSEKEKGSMILLEPGEEPPPPVGLLGCVAGRKGPGKQSSLAFLQNRLLDLQDPCDSSEANRGVVRGVLPLELRDLQNGKSVGSLILGPDGEIIQLSLYDNSQDPSHTDGDTQERALQVLSAEGEKLPWVIVLQPEHTHTEGEVELNIDGPVGDIQYHQSIHKLLDLPRDQQISETNACSPTRLTDPAVTKKTKKKPKGAEAVAESWEKDAENNVRMPLLRERVGKEEPTGGNTEAEEEDEEEELGRIGPTSHFPGSHQPGQQNTGSNEATTEDAVNKWRKNPKRKVTEERAATTRKRETKTVKGAASDGQKTSMTRREGRRQREKTGSDAQSIRSQKQEERTNREAAETRDQSALPSVKKKMTDRERERRGVKMNEEREEQGEEARQKEESAGRRRRKGRLKHKELVVGKRDDPLEKEEVEISQELEEKSQLKSTKRPSATQRHNNNTKTNSEAEEDTDTEHFSTNADQHSSVQSVSSLWSAAAASQFSQRSSKRSAASSCEEAVPASAVGLASSRGCLSSCSTVMVTEEQLMLNPAKPESSTPQKSQEKEEEAAALRLAQRAERRRQEVERKRREREEEERKRQEKEQTEERMKTELEGERRKRAEELRLKKLVEEDERRKHEEEKQEQVKREQAQRERERRRQEERRRQMELLRRMREEEEQRRKAELECLRLEEERKQEEENKKLQEMDERERIDYLCRKEQEEENRRSKEEERKRREEEAALQAAEEAKLQAELLARQMVLLQQQLAFKRGLMLEAGGLEKTQGISRPWIYSYFTLLQLLGLNPTKAETTTP from the exons ATGAAGGATTTGTCTCTGTCCCTGCTGAGTCGGGGGTGTGCTCGATTCGTCTCAACCAACAGAAACACAGGGAGACATGACGGACGGCTGGATGTCTGCTTTACACCGCAG GATTACTACATTTGGAAGTCCCAGGACTCTCTCCTGCGACTGTCCAACAGCGGCCATCTGCTTGTGGAGGCAGAGTCAGCCATTCCAAAAACTTACAGCACCCGTAGGGGGCCACTTCTACTATACTCCcag GACTTGGTTACTATGGAAACGGGTTGTCTCTCAGAGACCAGAGAGAAGAAGCAACGGCGGTACACTCATCAAGTGGAACAACTGAGCACCCTCAAGGAGTTATCGGCAGCCATTTTGAGCTACAGCGACACTCAG TTCACCTCCTCCAGACTCAATCCactcctctgtcctcctcttcACCTACCTCCTGCTCCAGACCTTCATTGTCCCAGCCCTCTGCCCCTTCGCACAACACAAGAGCAGCCCAGTCCGGATTTTCTTGTACAGCTGAACCCCCAGTGGCTTCCTGCAGAGAGAATCACTGAACAACTGGAGAATCAACCTGAAG ATAATGCGGAGGAGCAGAGCAGCAGGAAGAGAGTCAGGCTGGATCTGTTCCTTCAGATACCCTGCACCTCCAGGAGTCCAACTCCACAGATGGAGCCTCGTCCCTGGGTACACTATGCAGCAAAGACCCCTGACGAACCAGAGAAACCTCAG ACTTATGTAGACATGAGTCTGCGGCATACTGAAAATATACAGAATACTGAAATAAACCACCATAGTATAGGAGGAGAGCTCCAGCATCCAAAGAAATGGGTCCATGACGTGGCAGATGATCAACGCTGTTCCATTCAAGATAGTGGAACAACCGGTGATGAAGACAACTATGAAAAATCGATAAGTGGGAAAAGACCTGGGaggatag GCCTCCTTCCTCCCCTGACAGTGGGACATTCAGTCAGTAATGGACCTTGCTGGGAGAAGACAGACAGG GGCCCCAGCAGGGATGAACACCATGCACGGCGCCTCCCTCCAATAGCAGAGAGTCGTAGCTTCACCCCCGGCTGGGCAATCCCAGCTCAGACTGGGCAGGATGCCCAACCAAAGGCAGAAAGAGTTGGGTTTCAATCCCAAGAAAATCTGAATATACTCCATCAGCAGCCTCTGGTTCTTCCTCTGCTGTTTCCTGGAAAGAAGG aAGAAATAAGTGGAAaccaaagaggaggaggagaaaaaacagagagacaatactatataaaagagacagtagagcagggaggaggaggaggaggaggaggaggagctggaggaggaggagggctaccctctgagaaagagaaaggctCTATGATTCTGCTGGAGCCAGGAGAAG AGCCTCCTCCTCCAGTTGGACTGCTGGGTTGTGTTGCAGGACGGAAAGGCCCGGGCAAACAGAGCTCTTTGGCCTTCTTACAGAACCGACTGCTTGACCTCCAGGATCCCTGTGACTCCAGCGAAGCTAACCGAGGCGTGGTGAGGGGCGTTCTGCCTCTGGAGCTGAGAG ATTTGCAGAACGGCAAATCTGTTGGCAGCCTGATCTTGGGTCCTGATGGGGAGATCATTCAGCTGTCGCTGTACGACAACAGCCAGGATCCATCTCACACTGATGGTGACACACAGGAGAGAG CTCTCCAGGTTTTGTCGGCAGAAGGAGAGAAGTTGCCCTGGGTCATTGTGCTGCagcctgaacacacacatacag agggagaggtggAGCTGAACATAGATGGCCCTGTGGGTGACATCCAGTACCATCAGTCCATACACAAG CTCTTAGATCTTCCCAGAGATCAACAGATCTCAGAGACAAATGCATGCTCGCCCACGAGGCTCACAGACCCAG CTGTGACCAAGAAAACCAAGAAAAAACCAAAGGGTGCAGAGGCAGTGGCAGAATCATGGGAAAAGGATGCTGAAAACAATGTTAGGATGCCTCTGCTGAGGGAGCGGGTAGGGAAGGAGGAGCCAACAGGAGGCAACACTGAGGCAGAGGAAGAGGACGAAGAGGAAGAGCTGGGCAGAATAGGACCGACTAGCCATTTTCCTGGATCACATCAGCCAGG CCAGCAGAACACCGGCTCAAATGAAGCAACAACAGAGGATGCTGTAAACAAATGGAGGAAGAATCCTAAGAGGAAGGTCACTGAGGAAAGGGCAGCAACCACAAG GAAACGAGAGACAAAAACAGTGAAAGGTGCAGCATCAGATGGACAGAAGACATCGATGacgaggagggagggaagacGGCAAAGGGAAAAGACAGGAAGTGATGCTCAATCAATCAGGAGCCAGAAACAAGAGGAGCGGACCAACAGAGAAGCAGCAGAGACTCGGGACCAGTCTGCTCTCCCTTCTGTG aaaaagaagatgacggacagggaaagagagagaagaggagtgaAGATGAAcgaggagagagaagagcaaGGAGAAGAGGCGAGGCAGAAGGAAGAGTCtgctgggaggaggaggaggaagggaaggCTGAAACACAAAGAGTTAGTCGTTG GAAAACGTGATGACCCcctggagaaagaggaggtggaAATCAGCCAGGAATTGGAAGAGAAGTCTCAGCTAAAATCCACCAAAAGGCCCTCTGCAACACAAAGACATaataacaacaccaaaacaaattcagaggcagaggaggacacagacacagagcacTTTTCCACCAATGCTGACCAACACAGCAGCGTCCAATCAGTGAGCTCACTGTGGTCCGCTGCCGCTGCATCCCAATTCAGCCAGAGGAGCTCGAAGAGGTCTGCTGCCTCTTCCTGTGAGGAGGCAGTGCCGGCCAGCGCCGTGGGTCTCGCTTCATCGCGTGGCTGCCTGTCGTCATGTTCGACTGTCATGGTAACGGAGGAACAGCTGATGCTGAACCCAGCAAAGCCAGAG tCCTCTACCCCCCAAAAAAGtcaggagaaagaggaggaggctgCAGCTCTGCGTCTGGCCCAGCGAGCAGAGAGGCGGAGGCAGGAGGTGGAGAGGAAGCGGAGGGAGcgggaggaagaagagaggaagcGGCAGGAGAAGGagcagacagaggagaggatgaAGACCGAGCTGGAGGGCGAGAGAAGGAAGAGAGCCGAGGAGCTCAG ACTGAAGAAGCTGGTGGAGGAGGATGAGAGGAGGAAGCACGAGGAAGAGAAGCAGGAGCAAGTGAAACGGGAGCAGGcgcaaagagaaagagagagaaggaggcaggaagagaggagacgACAGATGGAGTTACTCCGGAggatgagagaggaggaggaacagaGGAGGAAAG CTGAACTAGAGTGTCTGCGcctggaagaggagaggaagcaggaggaggagaacaaGAAGCTACAGGAGATGGATGAGAGGGAAAGGATAGATTACCTCTGTAggaaggagcaggaggaggagaacaGGAGGAGCAAAGAAGAGGAGCGTAAGCggagagaagaggaggctgcCTTGCAGGCCGCAGAGGAGGCCAAGCTGCAGGCGGAGCTGCTCGCCag ACAGATGGTGCTGTTGCAGCAGCAGTTGGCCTTTAAAAGGGGTCTCATGTTGGAGGCTGGAGGTCTAGAGAAAACTCAGGGGATCTCCAGACCGTGGATCTACTCTTATTTCACTTTGTTACAGCTACTGGGTCTAAATCCAACTAAAGCTGAGACTACTACCCCCTGA